Proteins from one Elephas maximus indicus isolate mEleMax1 chromosome 12, mEleMax1 primary haplotype, whole genome shotgun sequence genomic window:
- the TUFM gene encoding elongation factor Tu, mitochondrial has translation MAATTLLRATPRFCGLGAGPTSLLQGLLWPPKAPALPLLCRGLAVEAKKVYVRDRPHVNVGTIGHVDHGKTTLTAAITKILEEGGGAKFKKYEEIDNAPEERARGITINAAHVEYSTAARHYAHTDCPGHADYIKNMITGAAPLDGCILVVAADDGPMPQTREHLLLAKQIGVEYIVVYVNKADAVQDSETVELVELEIRELLTEFGYKGEEAPVIVGSALCALEQRDPELGLKSVQKLLDAVDTYIPVPIRDLEKPFLMPVESIYSVPGRGTVVTGTLERGILKKGDECEFLGHNKNIRTVVTGIEMFHKSLERAEAGDNLGALLRGLKREDLRRGLVMAKPGSIQPHQKVEAQVYILSKEEGGRHKPFVSHFMPVMFSLTWDMACRVILPPGKELAMPGENLKFTLILRQPMILEKGQRFTLRDGSGTIGTGLVIDTLALTEEDKKIKWG, from the exons ATGGCGGCCACGACCCTGCTGCGCGCGACGCCCCGCTTCTGCg GTCTCGGCGCCGGCCCGACTTCACTACTGCAGGGCCTGTTGTGGCCGCCAAAGGCCCCGGCACTGCCCCTCTTGTGTCGAGGCTTGGCAGTGGAGGCCAAGAAGGTCTATGTCCGCGATAGGCCCCATGTGAACGTGGGTACCATCGGCCATGTGGACCACGGCAAGACCACGCTGACAGCGGCCATCACCAAGA TTCTAGAGGAGGGCGGCGGGGCCAAGTTTAAGAAGTATGAAGAGATTGACAATGCTCCGGAAGAGCGAGCTCGGGGTATCACAATCAACGCAGCCCATGTGGAGTATAGCACTGCCGCCCGCCACTATGCCCACACAGACTGCCCAGGCCACGCAGATTACATTAAG AATATGATCACAGGCGCCGCTCCCCTCGATGGCTGTATCCTGGTGGTGGCAGCCGATGACGGCCCCATGCCCCAGACCCGAGAGCACTTATTACTGGCCAAACAG ATCGGGGTAGAGTACATTGTGGTGTATGTGAACAAGGCAGATGCTGTCCAGGACTCTGAGACGGTGGAGCTAGTTGAGCTGGAAATCCGGGAACTGCTCACTGAGTTTGGCTACAAAGGGGAGGAGGCCCCAGTTATTGTAGGCTCTGCTCTCTGTGCCCTTGAG CAACGTGACCCTGAGCTAGGCCTAAAGTCAGTGCAGAAGTTGCTGGATGCTGTGGACACTTACATCCCAGTGCCCATTCGAGACCTGGAGAAGCCTTTCCTCATGCCTGTAGAATCTATTTACTCTGTCCCTG GCCGGGGCACGGTGGTAACAGGTACGCTGGAGCGTGGCATTTTGAAAAAGGGAGACGAGTGTGAGTTCCTGGGACATAACAAGAACATTCGCACTGTGGTGACAG gcATTGAGATGTTCCACAAGAGCCTGGAAAGGGCAGAGGCAGGCGATAATCTTGGAGCCCTGCTCCGAGGCTTGAAGCGTGAGGACCTGAGGCGTGGCCTGGTCATGGCTAAGCCAGGTTCCATCCAGCCCCACCAGAAGGTGGAGGCCCAG GTTTACATCCTCAGCAAGGAGGAGGGTGGCCGCCACAAGCCTTTTGTATCCCACTTCATGCCTGTCATGTTCTCCCTGACTTGGGACATGGCCTGTCGTGTCATCTTGCCCCCAGGGAAG GAGCTTGCCATGCCCGGGGAGAACCTGAAGTTTACCCTGATTTTGAGGCAGCCAATGATATTAGAAAAGGGCCAGCGTTTCACCCTTCGTGATGGCAGCGGGACCATTGGCACTGGCCTTGTCATTGACACACTGGCCTTAACTGAGGAGGACAAGAAGATCAAGTGGGGTTGA